From the Clostridiales bacterium FE2011 genome, one window contains:
- a CDS encoding SH3 domain-containing protein: MKRRLLAMVTIVVMLMLLLPAAHADGYSTWDPVNQAYMYNDVHYGVVICTKMNVRNKPSTSGTTYGSIRNGQPVKVLGITQDGNFYLLDLDSCGIPSDQYYGYAKASLIKIDPEYLIASRLLNLYATPWGDGLKNGEQTNRVFLVISEANGWYAVQATESTPGTAFIRMKDAPENYNGRYVVTWDTDLYDDSTMTKYSTVKRFTVGSLIGVSGDYSRMVFNEGTTNEFYAWVNSQYVAPVIN, encoded by the coding sequence ATGAAGAGACGTTTACTGGCTATGGTCACCATTGTTGTGATGCTCATGCTTCTTCTCCCCGCTGCGCATGCAGACGGCTATTCCACCTGGGATCCCGTAAACCAGGCGTATATGTACAACGACGTTCACTACGGCGTTGTCATCTGTACCAAGATGAATGTCCGGAATAAGCCTTCCACCAGCGGCACAACCTACGGTTCCATCCGTAACGGGCAGCCCGTGAAGGTTCTGGGCATCACCCAGGACGGCAACTTCTATCTGCTGGATCTTGACTCCTGCGGCATTCCCAGCGATCAGTACTATGGATACGCAAAGGCAAGTCTCATCAAGATTGATCCGGAATACCTCATTGCTTCAAGGCTGCTGAACCTGTATGCCACCCCCTGGGGTGACGGCCTGAAGAACGGCGAGCAGACCAACCGCGTGTTCCTGGTCATTTCCGAAGCGAATGGCTGGTATGCTGTGCAGGCTACCGAATCAACGCCCGGCACTGCTTTCATCCGGATGAAGGATGCTCCGGAAAACTATAACGGCAGGTATGTTGTCACCTGGGACACTGATCTGTACGATGACAGCACCATGACAAAATACTCGACTGTTAAGCGTTTCACCGTCGGCAGCCTCATCGGCGTCAGCGGCGATTATTCCCGGATGGTATTCAACGAAGGAACAACCAATGAGTTCTACGCCTGGGTAAACAGCCAGTATGTTGCTCCTGTGATCAACTGA
- a CDS encoding SH3 domain-containing protein, with amino-acid sequence MKMNRFAKIYLCLAVLLLLLLGASASAETTVTFSPENPKMGEYVDVTVTPGRQGAVGVRYELSTSKGVVFKDKDKELSKHYTASFRPREQGTYTLTAIVSYGKKDEESVSITIPVSGTAEIQEGSDVLYSQKDGWWHDKTYSKKHHRSLEKAGCAIFTLSHVLQRMGFTGEEVMPDKLATKYSGMYIEGRGTDNERLLMTAGENFGFQTHHDLIESESELKIWLNQGCRFSFMIVIGHIALADGLSEDGTKVHVVDSAPGATAERIKKATMYIQKDNGIFAAVASPEEIPGCRWFFETGEYGGLEYWLDLSYCAKQGMRPVRSSWLKLNGESVTDMEYAGSLVSKVTLAGSEEALRVNTRDLQWTTTGSETSQLIQVTGKKGASFTDGNGKKKDGITKPIPYGSMAFVIGITDKQYYIAWKDSFGFINKESAELLPVSEDSFRTGLITLNGKTAGTSPITVRKEPSAKAKSIGEWKPGTPVAVISEKGDFYFVEGKGLRGWVNQKFLKLEGEKNDGQKVDEGE; translated from the coding sequence ATGAAGATGAACAGATTTGCGAAAATATATCTCTGCCTTGCGGTTCTGCTGTTGCTGCTGCTCGGCGCGTCAGCCTCGGCAGAGACCACAGTAACCTTCTCTCCGGAAAACCCGAAGATGGGTGAATATGTGGATGTGACGGTCACTCCCGGGCGGCAGGGCGCCGTCGGCGTGCGGTATGAGCTGAGCACGTCAAAGGGTGTGGTTTTCAAGGATAAGGACAAGGAGCTTTCCAAGCACTACACCGCTTCCTTCCGTCCCCGTGAGCAGGGCACCTACACGCTGACCGCCATCGTATCCTACGGTAAAAAGGATGAGGAATCCGTCAGTATTACCATTCCGGTTTCCGGCACTGCCGAAATCCAGGAAGGTTCGGATGTGCTGTACAGCCAGAAGGACGGCTGGTGGCATGACAAAACCTACTCAAAGAAGCACCACCGTTCCCTGGAAAAAGCCGGATGCGCCATCTTCACTCTCAGCCACGTCCTGCAACGGATGGGTTTCACCGGTGAGGAAGTGATGCCGGACAAGCTGGCAACCAAATACTCCGGAATGTATATCGAAGGCCGCGGAACAGACAATGAGCGCCTGCTGATGACCGCCGGAGAAAACTTCGGTTTCCAGACGCATCATGACCTGATCGAATCGGAATCCGAGCTGAAAATCTGGCTCAACCAAGGGTGCCGGTTCAGCTTTATGATTGTTATCGGTCATATAGCCCTGGCGGACGGTCTGAGCGAAGACGGAACCAAAGTACATGTGGTGGACTCCGCTCCCGGCGCTACCGCGGAACGGATCAAAAAAGCCACCATGTACATTCAGAAAGATAACGGCATTTTTGCCGCGGTTGCTTCTCCCGAGGAAATCCCCGGCTGCCGCTGGTTTTTTGAAACCGGCGAGTACGGCGGCCTGGAATACTGGCTGGATCTGTCCTACTGCGCAAAGCAGGGCATGCGTCCGGTTCGCTCCTCCTGGCTGAAGCTGAACGGTGAATCCGTCACGGATATGGAGTACGCCGGTTCCCTGGTCTCCAAGGTGACCCTCGCGGGTTCGGAAGAAGCCCTGCGGGTGAATACCCGGGACCTGCAGTGGACCACCACCGGTTCTGAAACCTCGCAGCTGATCCAGGTTACCGGTAAGAAGGGCGCTTCCTTTACCGACGGCAACGGCAAGAAGAAGGACGGTATCACCAAACCGATTCCCTATGGTTCCATGGCATTTGTCATTGGGATTACCGATAAGCAGTACTACATCGCATGGAAGGACAGCTTCGGATTTATCAATAAAGAATCAGCGGAGCTTCTCCCTGTTTCTGAGGACAGCTTCCGCACCGGGCTGATCACCCTGAACGGCAAGACAGCGGGAACCTCTCCCATTACTGTCAGGAAAGAGCCTTCCGCCAAAGCAAAAAGTATCGGCGAATGGAAGCCGGGGACTCCCGTCGCCGTTATATCCGAAAAAGGAGACTTCTATTTCGTGGAGGGTAAGGGGCTCCGCGGATGGGTCAATCAGAAATTCTTAAAACTGGAAGGGGAAAAGAACGATGGGCAGAAAGTCGACGAAGGAGAATAA
- a CDS encoding helix-turn-helix domain-containing protein has protein sequence MGRKSTKENKSIWQTTREDLGLTREKAGELVPGFSPERIEKIENGRTQIQPEDVILLAEHYRAPALLNYYCCNECPIGETQVVRAESKELTQIAVETLNAVNQMDRIKNRLLEIAEDGQVRSDEYEDFMKIKGVLDRIAQSVSNLRLWMDEQIAENKFGTAQPPVN, from the coding sequence ATGGGCAGAAAGTCGACGAAGGAGAATAAATCCATCTGGCAGACAACGCGTGAGGACCTGGGCCTGACCCGTGAAAAAGCCGGCGAACTGGTTCCCGGTTTCTCTCCGGAACGCATTGAGAAGATTGAGAACGGACGCACACAGATTCAGCCTGAGGACGTGATCCTGCTGGCCGAGCATTATCGTGCTCCCGCCCTGCTCAATTACTACTGCTGCAATGAATGCCCCATCGGTGAAACCCAGGTGGTTCGTGCGGAATCAAAGGAACTGACCCAGATTGCCGTGGAAACCCTGAATGCCGTCAACCAGATGGACCGCATCAAAAACCGCCTGCTGGAGATCGCCGAAGACGGCCAGGTGCGTTCAGATGAATACGAGGACTTCATGAAGATCAAGGGCGTCCTGGACCGGATTGCCCAGAGCGTTTCCAACCTCCGGCTGTGGATGGACGAACAGATTGCGGAAAACAAATTCGGCACTGCCCAGCCGCCGGTAAACTGA
- a CDS encoding bifunctional 4-hydroxy-3-methylbut-2-enyl diphosphate reductase/30S ribosomal protein S1, translating into MPVEVAAHAGFCMGVSRAVEKAEAMATDGIPSCTLGELIHNPEVIRRLAERGLEPIGDPSEAHGRRVLIRSHGVSPQVLEELKAAGNEVLDLTCPFVDKLHRIVEEGSRDGTPVILVGERDHPEVRGTAGWAHGEVMIVASPDEAEQLPEMEQAVVVCQTTFPHSKWQDILTVLETKVKNPDCRCTICNATEIRQKEAGELAARMDAMIVVGGRNSANTRKLYDICRSACPRTILVESAAEIPPAFANKDSEKIGITAGASTPTDSLKEVVTRMSDMENKDLTPTTEVEANNDFMAEVESTLVRIRPGQTLTGKVVQITEDEVCVSIGYKADGLIKRTDLVDQDVKLDDEIEVEVVKVNDGEGNVLLSQRNIVNRKAWDAMMEKYDAGEYVDAVGKEAVKGGLIADISGVRAFVPASQLSQRYVEKIADFVGKEMKLKILEVDPQKKRVVASRKAVVAEEAATKKKEAWERLEEGMVIHGIVRRLTDFGAFVDVGGVDGLIHITDLSWGRIKHPSEVVKPNQEVDVKILSLDPERERIQLGYKQLQPHPWDGAVEKFPVGEVVDGKVVRITDFGAFVELEPGLDGLVHISQCSTARVAKVEDAVKVGDEVKVKVLGVDPEKKRISLSIRQAIEPEPVAEEAAETPAADTEYEVVATESSVSEKFAEAAEEVKEAVEEKVEEVKEAAEEVVEEVKKTAKKAKKAVEEAVEE; encoded by the coding sequence ATGCCTGTTGAGGTAGCAGCGCACGCCGGTTTCTGTATGGGCGTCAGCCGTGCAGTTGAAAAGGCAGAAGCGATGGCCACAGACGGGATTCCCTCCTGTACGCTGGGAGAGCTGATTCATAATCCTGAGGTGATCCGCCGTCTGGCGGAACGCGGACTGGAACCGATCGGCGATCCCTCAGAAGCTCATGGCCGCAGAGTTTTGATTCGCAGCCACGGAGTTTCCCCGCAGGTGCTGGAGGAGCTGAAGGCAGCCGGCAATGAAGTGCTGGATCTGACCTGCCCCTTTGTGGACAAGCTTCACCGGATTGTGGAGGAAGGCTCCCGTGACGGAACTCCCGTCATTCTGGTGGGAGAGCGGGATCATCCGGAAGTTAGGGGGACTGCCGGATGGGCACATGGCGAAGTAATGATCGTCGCCAGCCCCGATGAAGCAGAACAGCTGCCTGAGATGGAACAGGCTGTGGTAGTCTGTCAGACGACTTTTCCTCACAGCAAGTGGCAGGATATCCTGACCGTGCTGGAGACAAAGGTCAAAAACCCGGACTGCCGCTGCACCATCTGCAATGCCACAGAAATCCGGCAGAAGGAAGCCGGTGAACTGGCTGCCCGCATGGACGCAATGATCGTTGTGGGCGGCCGGAACAGCGCCAACACACGGAAACTGTACGACATCTGCAGAAGTGCCTGTCCCAGGACCATTCTGGTAGAGAGTGCGGCGGAGATTCCGCCCGCCTTTGCAAATAAGGATTCCGAAAAGATTGGAATCACCGCCGGTGCATCTACGCCGACGGATTCACTTAAGGAGGTTGTCACACGCATGAGCGACATGGAGAACAAGGACCTGACCCCTACCACGGAGGTGGAAGCAAACAATGACTTCATGGCGGAAGTCGAATCTACTCTGGTGAGGATCCGGCCCGGACAGACTCTGACCGGCAAGGTCGTGCAGATCACCGAGGACGAAGTATGCGTCAGCATAGGCTACAAGGCCGACGGACTGATCAAGCGCACCGATCTGGTTGATCAGGATGTCAAACTGGATGACGAAATTGAAGTCGAAGTCGTAAAGGTCAACGACGGAGAAGGCAATGTGCTGCTGAGCCAGCGCAACATCGTCAACCGGAAGGCGTGGGACGCCATGATGGAGAAGTACGACGCGGGCGAGTATGTGGACGCTGTCGGTAAGGAAGCCGTCAAGGGCGGCCTGATCGCTGACATTTCCGGCGTACGCGCTTTCGTTCCTGCCAGCCAGCTGAGCCAGCGCTATGTTGAGAAGATCGCTGACTTCGTCGGCAAGGAAATGAAGCTGAAGATCCTGGAAGTGGATCCCCAGAAGAAACGCGTTGTTGCCAGCCGTAAGGCTGTTGTGGCTGAAGAAGCCGCCACGAAGAAGAAGGAAGCCTGGGAACGTCTGGAAGAGGGCATGGTCATCCATGGCATCGTCCGCCGCCTGACCGACTTCGGTGCTTTTGTGGACGTCGGCGGTGTGGATGGTCTGATCCACATCACAGACCTGAGCTGGGGCCGCATCAAGCATCCCAGTGAAGTCGTGAAGCCCAACCAGGAAGTGGATGTGAAGATCCTGTCCCTGGATCCCGAACGCGAACGCATCCAGCTGGGTTACAAGCAGCTGCAGCCCCATCCGTGGGACGGCGCGGTTGAAAAGTTCCCCGTTGGCGAAGTGGTGGACGGCAAAGTGGTCCGCATCACCGACTTCGGTGCCTTCGTTGAACTGGAGCCCGGCCTCGACGGTCTGGTTCACATCAGCCAGTGCTCCACTGCCCGCGTGGCCAAGGTGGAAGACGCTGTGAAGGTCGGCGATGAAGTGAAGGTTAAGGTGCTGGGCGTGGATCCCGAGAAGAAGCGGATCAGCCTGAGCATCCGTCAGGCCATCGAGCCCGAACCCGTGGCTGAAGAAGCTGCCGAGACTCCCGCTGCTGATACCGAGTATGAAGTGGTTGCCACCGAAAGCTCTGTTTCCGAGAAGTTCGCCGAGGCTGCCGAGGAAGTAAAGGAAGCCGTCGAAGAGAAGGTCGAAGAAGTCAAGGAAGCGGCTGAGGAAGTCGTGGAAGAAGTCAAGAAGACCGCCAAGAAAGCCAAGAAGGCTGTTGAAGAAGCGGTTGAGGAATAA
- a CDS encoding 1-acyl-sn-glycerol-3-phosphate acyltransferase encodes MAEKKLEAVTEKRGILYEIARVLANILFHTLMPVRFHHKERLLQDPPYVVIGNHRHALDPVVMAMGIPRHQIVFLAKKELAGNSKFLRNMLIRLHCILVGRHESDMEAMRACMKAVKMKKILLIFPEGTRHHEGQMEHIESGTSLIAMRSKAPVIPIYFERKLSLFKVTNLYVGEPIPYDDLLAEGINTDTCERMNERLRETFRTMIKDAEQGKN; translated from the coding sequence ATGGCTGAGAAGAAACTGGAAGCGGTGACAGAAAAACGCGGTATCCTCTATGAAATTGCCCGGGTGCTGGCCAATATCCTGTTCCACACCCTGATGCCGGTCCGCTTCCATCACAAGGAACGGCTGCTGCAGGATCCGCCCTATGTAGTGATCGGCAATCACCGGCATGCGTTGGATCCTGTGGTGATGGCCATGGGAATTCCGCGCCACCAGATTGTGTTCCTGGCGAAGAAAGAACTGGCTGGAAACAGCAAATTCCTCCGGAACATGCTGATACGGCTTCACTGCATCCTGGTCGGGCGGCATGAATCCGATATGGAAGCCATGCGCGCCTGCATGAAGGCCGTGAAGATGAAGAAGATCCTACTGATCTTCCCGGAGGGTACCCGCCACCATGAGGGACAGATGGAGCATATTGAATCCGGTACGTCCCTGATTGCCATGAGATCCAAGGCCCCGGTAATCCCGATCTACTTTGAACGGAAACTCAGCCTGTTCAAGGTGACCAACCTGTACGTCGGGGAGCCGATTCCCTATGACGACCTGCTGGCAGAGGGAATCAATACAGATACCTGCGAGCGCATGAATGAAAGGCTCCGGGAGACTTTCCGGACCATGATCAAGGACGCTGAGCAGGGAAAAAACTGA
- a CDS encoding (d)CMP kinase produces MRLNVGIDGPVGAGKSTVADAVAAKLGILHLDTGAMYRALGLTALRRNMDVQDEQAIVALCNSLNFAVTHETDGQHTFVEGEDVTGLIRTQEVGMAASTVSRYAEVRKAMVRLQQKLASETDMLLDGRDICTTVLPDATAKIYLTASAEERARRRFLELQKKNSSETFEQVLEEVIKRDEQDMNRPVEPLRQAEDAVLVDSTNLTFDEVVDTILRIVEEKRHG; encoded by the coding sequence ATGAGGCTTAACGTTGGCATTGACGGTCCGGTCGGCGCAGGCAAAAGCACGGTTGCGGATGCGGTTGCGGCAAAGCTTGGCATTCTGCATCTGGATACGGGAGCAATGTATCGCGCACTGGGACTGACTGCCCTTAGAAGGAATATGGACGTTCAGGATGAGCAGGCGATTGTGGCCCTGTGCAACAGCCTGAATTTTGCCGTCACCCATGAGACGGACGGACAGCATACGTTTGTGGAAGGGGAGGATGTGACCGGCCTGATCCGCACCCAGGAAGTAGGCATGGCAGCCTCCACTGTAAGCCGGTATGCCGAGGTGCGCAAGGCTATGGTGCGCCTGCAGCAGAAGCTGGCATCGGAAACGGATATGCTGCTGGACGGCAGAGATATTTGTACTACGGTACTTCCTGACGCAACAGCAAAAATTTACCTGACCGCGTCGGCGGAGGAACGTGCCCGCAGGCGCTTCCTGGAGCTGCAGAAGAAGAACAGTTCCGAGACTTTCGAACAGGTGCTGGAAGAAGTGATCAAGCGGGACGAGCAGGACATGAACCGGCCGGTGGAGCCGCTTCGCCAGGCAGAGGACGCTGTGCTGGTGGATTCCACGAACCTGACTTTTGATGAGGTGGTGGATACGATTCTCAGAATTGTGGAGGAAAAACGCCATGGCTGA
- a CDS encoding AbrB/MazE/SpoVT family DNA-binding domain-containing protein, producing MKSTGVTRQLDSLGRIVLPVELRRTLEIGPKDTLEIMVEGNSIVLRKYEADCHFCGGKTGLTAYKDKLICRRCLKEIKAI from the coding sequence ATGAAATCAACAGGAGTCACCCGTCAGCTGGATTCCCTGGGACGAATTGTCCTGCCTGTAGAACTCCGCCGCACTCTGGAGATCGGCCCCAAAGACACGCTCGAAATCATGGTGGAGGGCAACTCCATCGTCCTGCGCAAGTATGAAGCTGACTGTCATTTCTGCGGAGGCAAGACCGGGCTGACTGCCTACAAGGACAAGCTGATCTGCCGTCGCTGCCTCAAGGAAATCAAAGCCATCTGA
- the yfbR gene encoding 5'-deoxynucleotidase codes for MSFPFFAYLSRLRLIHRWSLMRNTVPENDAEHSLQVAMIAHAIAIIARDRYGKDVDPEHVLSLAVYHDATEVMTGDLPTPVKYHSDELRGAYHRLEELSADRLLALLPEDLQPAFTPYMKQASGYEHTLVKAADRISACIKCMEEQRAGNREFDYAAENIRESISAIDLPEVKDFLTDFLPAFDMTLDELNHPSDENR; via the coding sequence ATGTCCTTTCCGTTTTTCGCGTATCTTTCCCGGCTCAGGTTGATCCACCGCTGGAGCCTCATGCGCAACACCGTGCCCGAGAATGACGCTGAGCATTCCCTGCAGGTGGCCATGATCGCCCACGCCATTGCGATTATCGCCCGGGACCGTTACGGAAAGGATGTTGATCCGGAGCATGTACTGTCCCTGGCGGTTTATCATGATGCGACAGAAGTGATGACCGGCGATCTGCCGACGCCTGTCAAGTATCACAGTGATGAACTGCGGGGCGCCTATCACCGGCTGGAGGAGCTCTCCGCCGACAGGCTTCTGGCGCTTCTGCCGGAAGACCTGCAGCCTGCCTTTACCCCGTATATGAAGCAGGCCTCCGGATATGAGCACACTCTGGTCAAAGCCGCCGACCGTATTTCCGCCTGCATCAAGTGCATGGAGGAACAGCGTGCCGGCAACCGGGAGTTCGATTACGCCGCGGAAAACATCCGCGAAAGCATCTCTGCCATCGACCTGCCGGAGGTCAAGGATTTCCTCACCGATTTCCTGCCCGCCTTCGACATGACCCTGGACGAGCTGAACCATCCTTCTGACGAAAACCGGTAA
- a CDS encoding LCP family protein, translated as MKRLLALLLIFALLLPACSFAELDEEDFDLEEEVEDMDLDEDDGISDEVINAEPVSEELQEEIRSALENADFVPTGELDENNLFINRNLPDNVINILLLGVDTRNAELIEEDVKLADVQIILSLNTETGDVKLSSILRDTVVMNPFTGVRSPINYSLRSFDDKGKFHDDPQRAIATVNYNFEMNIQYYVMINFRGVAAIVDKLGGIDLELTEGEAANINYYLKKNAKSISKHYDTKEAKAARVELKVEDGVQHLDGLQALMYARLRQNKTKKKYNLGDDWQRTARTRNLLDKLLQKVLKGNTDIIDLVSFSVEYINSNMNPATMFDLIRTVLGGSILNKLGSGDSIMEQFRIPMGSADDNTKTWSYVQEKGDLYGKIWLSKTNGNLQKNIEGLHEFIYGKYYPAGE; from the coding sequence ATGAAACGACTCTTAGCCCTGCTGCTCATCTTTGCCCTGCTCCTTCCCGCCTGTTCTTTTGCGGAACTGGACGAGGAGGACTTCGATCTGGAAGAAGAAGTCGAGGATATGGACCTGGATGAGGATGATGGGATCTCAGATGAAGTCATCAACGCCGAGCCCGTTTCCGAAGAACTGCAGGAAGAAATCCGCAGCGCCCTGGAAAATGCGGACTTTGTCCCCACAGGCGAACTGGATGAAAACAACCTGTTCATCAACCGGAACCTGCCGGACAACGTGATCAACATTCTGCTGCTGGGTGTGGATACCCGCAATGCGGAACTTATCGAGGAAGACGTGAAGCTGGCGGACGTCCAGATTATCCTTTCCCTGAATACGGAAACAGGCGACGTAAAGCTTTCCTCCATTCTCCGTGATACGGTCGTCATGAATCCCTTCACCGGCGTCCGTTCCCCCATCAACTACTCCCTTCGTTCCTTTGATGACAAGGGTAAATTCCATGACGATCCCCAGCGCGCCATTGCGACGGTGAACTATAACTTCGAAATGAACATCCAGTATTACGTCATGATCAACTTCCGTGGCGTAGCCGCCATCGTGGATAAGCTCGGCGGCATCGATCTGGAGCTGACCGAGGGCGAAGCGGCAAACATCAACTACTACCTGAAAAAGAACGCCAAGTCCATTTCCAAGCACTATGACACAAAGGAAGCCAAAGCTGCCCGTGTTGAACTGAAGGTGGAAGACGGCGTACAGCACCTGGATGGCCTGCAGGCCCTGATGTATGCCCGGCTTCGCCAGAACAAGACCAAGAAAAAGTACAACCTGGGCGATGACTGGCAGAGAACAGCCCGTACCCGCAACCTGCTGGACAAGCTCCTGCAGAAAGTGCTCAAGGGCAACACGGATATCATCGACCTGGTCAGCTTCTCTGTGGAATACATCAATTCCAACATGAATCCTGCTACCATGTTCGACCTGATCCGCACCGTCCTGGGCGGCAGCATCCTCAACAAACTGGGATCCGGCGATTCCATTATGGAACAGTTCCGTATCCCCATGGGCAGCGCGGATGACAACACCAAGACCTGGTCCTATGTCCAGGAAAAGGGCGACCTGTACGGCAAAATCTGGCTGAGCAAGACCAACGGCAATCTCCAGAAAAACATTGAGGGGCTGCACGAATTCATCTACGGCAAATACTATCCCGCCGGAGAATAA
- a CDS encoding LCP family protein, producing the protein MKRFFALILALALLLPLFVYAEQAEEEVTEDVNLDEDYSFDEEGNLLLRDDETGETYSLSAVSDEDIEKLAAQYELDESIDPNELEINENLPDNIVNILLIGLDVRGTKKEKLLTEQGKYSKRSDVLIVLSINLDDGSIKLSSIARNTYVEVPGRKNKTIIANSYGHANYKNGEFVSWTDTPETCIRTVNHNFELNIRHYVAINFYGVAQIIEGLGGVDLDLTKTEATAINTYLSTGTIKNSKGEKISHGKAIANSYDDKNGKRDKLKKTSGVQHLDGIQALMYARLRSIDSDFVRTARTRHLLDCLLKQTLEKIKANKLNVLDLVSDFISYPITNVNPSTIMQLAGKVMSSGVMDNLESTDSLISEFRIPIDGHWKYDTVDGASVTIMKDKQFTVESLHEFIYGKYYPANAQ; encoded by the coding sequence ATGAAACGATTTTTCGCCCTGATCCTTGCACTCGCCCTGCTTCTTCCCCTTTTTGTATATGCGGAGCAGGCTGAGGAAGAGGTTACGGAAGATGTTAACCTCGATGAGGATTATTCTTTTGATGAAGAAGGCAACCTGCTCCTGCGAGATGATGAGACCGGTGAAACCTACAGTCTTTCCGCCGTCAGCGATGAGGATATAGAAAAGCTTGCCGCCCAGTATGAACTGGACGAGTCCATTGATCCGAACGAACTGGAAATCAATGAAAACCTGCCGGATAATATCGTCAACATCCTGCTGATCGGCCTGGACGTCCGCGGAACGAAAAAGGAAAAGCTGCTCACGGAACAGGGTAAGTATTCCAAGCGTTCCGACGTGCTGATCGTTCTTTCCATCAACCTGGATGACGGTTCCATCAAGCTTTCTTCCATTGCCCGCAACACCTACGTGGAAGTGCCCGGCCGGAAGAATAAGACCATCATCGCCAACAGCTACGGTCACGCAAACTATAAAAACGGTGAATTTGTATCCTGGACCGATACGCCGGAAACCTGTATCCGGACGGTCAATCACAATTTTGAGCTGAACATCCGGCATTATGTCGCCATCAACTTCTACGGTGTCGCGCAGATTATCGAAGGCCTGGGCGGTGTTGATCTCGACCTGACCAAAACAGAAGCCACCGCCATCAATACATACCTGTCCACAGGCACCATCAAAAACTCCAAAGGTGAAAAGATTTCCCACGGCAAGGCCATCGCTAATTCCTATGACGATAAGAACGGCAAACGGGACAAGCTGAAAAAGACAAGCGGCGTGCAGCATCTGGACGGCATCCAGGCACTGATGTATGCCCGTCTCCGGAGCATTGACAGCGACTTCGTCCGCACCGCCCGCACCCGTCACCTGCTGGACTGCCTGCTGAAGCAGACCCTGGAAAAAATCAAGGCAAACAAGCTGAATGTGCTGGACCTGGTATCAGACTTTATTTCCTACCCGATTACCAACGTCAATCCAAGCACAATCATGCAGCTGGCCGGCAAGGTTATGTCCTCTGGTGTCATGGATAACCTTGAATCCACAGATTCCCTGATCTCCGAGTTCCGGATTCCAATCGACGGTCACTGGAAGTATGATACTGTCGATGGCGCCAGCGTCACGATTATGAAAGATAAACAGTTTACCGTTGAATCCCTTCATGAATTCATCTACGGTAAATACTATCCCGCCAATGCCCAGTAA